TCAGCAGGTTGCGGCGCAGCAGCACCGCGGCGCCCAGCGGCCGGTAGCGCACGCCTTTCAGGGCCAGCGGGATCAGCACGACGATGATCAACGCGTTGAAGATCACGGCCGACAGGATGGCCGAGGCCGGCGTGGCCAGCGCCATGATGTTCAGCACATTCAGCTGCGGATAGACGGTGGCGAAGGCGGCCGGGATGATGGCGAAGTACTTGGCCACGTCGTTGGCCACGCTGAAGGTGGTCAGCGCGCCGCGCGTCATCAGCATCTGCTTGCCGATCTCGACGATTTCGATCAGCTTGGTGGGATTGGAGTCCAGGTCCACCATGTTGCCGGCTTCCTTGGCGGCCTGCGTGCCCGAGTTCATGGCCACGGCCACGTCGGCCTGAGCCAGCGCCGGCGCGTCGTTGGTGCCGTCGCCGGTCATGGCCACCAGCCGGCCTTCGCCCTGGTAGGCGCGGATCAGCTTGAGCTTGGCTTCCGGCGTGGCTTCGGCCAGGAAGTCGTCCACGCCGGCCTCGGCCGCGATGGAGGCGGCTGTGAGCTTGTTGTCGCCGGTGATCATCACGGTCTTGATGCCCATGCGGCGCAGCTCGGCGAAGCGCGACTGGATGCCGGGCTTGACGATGTCCTTGAGCTCGACCACGCCCAGCGCGCGGTTGCCGTCGCTGACCAGCAGGGGCGTGCTGCCGCGCCGCGCCACATCCTCGGCCAGGCGCAGCACCGTGTCGGGCACGGACGCTTCCTGCGCCTGGATCCAGGCGGCCACGGCGTCGACCGCGCCTTTGCGGATCATGCGTTCGCCGACGTTTACGCCGCTCATGCGGGACTGGGCGGTGAAGGGCACGAATTCGGCGGCGGCCAGCTGCGGCGCGGGCGCGTGAATGGTCTTGTCGGCCAGCGCCACGATGCTGCGTCCCTCGGGCGTTTCGTCGGCCAGCGAGGCCAGGCGGGCGGCGTCGGCCAGCTCGCGCGACGAGACGCCGGGCGCCGGCAGGAAGGTGGAGGCCTGGCGGTTGCCGAAGGTGATGGTGCCGGTCTTGTCCAGCAGCAGCACGTCCACGTCGCCGGCGGCTTCCACCGCGCGGCCGGAGGTGGCGATGACATTGGCGCCCATCATGCGGCTCATGCCGGCCACGCCGATGGCCGAGAGCAGGCCGCCGATGG
The Achromobacter sp. AONIH1 DNA segment above includes these coding regions:
- the kdpB gene encoding potassium-transporting ATPase subunit KdpB, whose translation is MAKIETSTTGAGGGAARAASSGVHERQFGMWSSALVGPALLDSLRKLSPAAQMKNPVMFVVYAGSILTTILWIMALRGQAEAPAGFILAITVWLWFTVLFANFAEALAEGRGKQQAATLRGLRTTIDARLLKGFKDADANRATPDAWRGQAVSQPSGLLRRGDVVLVEAGETIPGDGQVIAGVASVDESAITGESAPVIRESGGDFSSVTGGTRVLSDWIFVRIAADPGESFLDRMISMVEGAKRQKTPNELALTILLVGLTVVFLLVVVTLMPFSIYAVSTAGGGTTVTVTVLVALLVCLIPTTIGGLLSAIGVAGMSRMMGANVIATSGRAVEAAGDVDVLLLDKTGTITFGNRQASTFLPAPGVSSRELADAARLASLADETPEGRSIVALADKTIHAPAPQLAAAEFVPFTAQSRMSGVNVGERMIRKGAVDAVAAWIQAQEASVPDTVLRLAEDVARRGSTPLLVSDGNRALGVVELKDIVKPGIQSRFAELRRMGIKTVMITGDNKLTAASIAAEAGVDDFLAEATPEAKLKLIRAYQGEGRLVAMTGDGTNDAPALAQADVAVAMNSGTQAAKEAGNMVDLDSNPTKLIEIVEIGKQMLMTRGALTTFSVANDVAKYFAIIPAAFATVYPQLNVLNIMALATPASAILSAVIFNALIIVVLIPLALKGVRYRPLGAAVLLRRNLLIYGLGGLLVPFVGIKLVDMVLAALGWV